A single genomic interval of Stieleria maiorica harbors:
- a CDS encoding YdcF family protein — MNQLGERDVFRSADLFQYSDFGIVFGCKFRSEMEFRIRGAIELVRSERVGTLILSGGATGTSGRSEAEIMEAIALDAGVAPIRLLLEEASRTTQQNMLECAKIIRSRHDHSKPCSVALITSDWHMSRAWMMAKTHLPSGTTIFCAPQKTTCNTEVWFKTIQCACLIRSELRLVKLAMQRGYPDPRKSNHSS, encoded by the coding sequence ATGAACCAGCTTGGTGAGCGTGATGTTTTCCGCTCTGCAGATCTGTTTCAGTATTCGGACTTTGGAATCGTCTTTGGGTGTAAGTTTCGGTCCGAGATGGAGTTTCGGATTCGCGGTGCGATCGAATTGGTTCGCAGCGAACGAGTAGGCACGCTGATTCTGTCCGGCGGGGCGACGGGCACGTCTGGCCGGAGTGAAGCGGAAATCATGGAGGCCATTGCACTCGATGCAGGTGTCGCTCCCATCCGACTCTTACTGGAAGAGGCCTCCCGGACGACGCAGCAGAATATGCTTGAGTGTGCCAAGATCATTCGATCGCGACACGATCACTCAAAGCCATGCTCGGTAGCGCTGATCACCAGCGATTGGCATATGTCACGCGCCTGGATGATGGCGAAGACACACCTGCCTTCGGGCACAACGATCTTCTGTGCTCCACAGAAAACCACATGCAACACAGAAGTTTGGTTCAAGACCATTCAGTGTGCCTGTCTGATTCGCAGCGAACTTCGGCTTGTCAAATTAGCGATGCAGCGAGGCTATCCGGACCCACGGAAATCGAACCACTCAAGTTGA